In Paenibacillus larvae subsp. larvae, the following proteins share a genomic window:
- the hpt gene encoding hypoxanthine phosphoribosyltransferase, translating into MLNDIQEVFFTEEQIQEKIKELGGKLSEDFKGRNPLVICVLKGAFIFMADLVKQMTVPLEIDFMAVSSYGASTKSSGVVKIIKDLDTSVEGRDILIVEDIIDSGLTLSYLIDVLKRRNAKSVSVVTLFNKPARRTVDLEPDYVGFKIDDAFIVGYGLDYAEKYRNLPFIGVLKPEIYSN; encoded by the coding sequence TTGTTAAACGACATTCAAGAAGTATTTTTTACGGAAGAACAAATTCAGGAAAAAATTAAAGAATTAGGGGGCAAGCTGTCCGAAGATTTTAAGGGCCGGAACCCTTTGGTCATCTGTGTGCTGAAAGGCGCTTTTATTTTTATGGCGGATTTGGTTAAACAAATGACCGTACCGCTGGAAATTGATTTTATGGCTGTATCCAGTTATGGAGCTTCAACAAAATCTTCCGGCGTTGTAAAAATTATTAAAGATTTGGATACATCCGTGGAAGGCAGAGACATTCTGATTGTCGAAGATATTATAGACAGTGGACTTACTTTAAGTTATTTAATTGATGTTTTGAAGCGGAGAAACGCAAAATCCGTTTCCGTAGTTACGCTTTTTAATAAACCGGCCAGAAGAACTGTAGATTTGGAACCTGATTATGTCGGGTTTAAAATTGATGATGCTTTTATTGTGGGATATGGACTGGATTATGCCGAAAAATATCGGAACCTTCCTTTTATCGGTGTGTTAAAGCCTGAGATCTATTCCAATTAA